A window of the Drosophila simulans strain w501 chromosome 2L, Prin_Dsim_3.1, whole genome shotgun sequence genome harbors these coding sequences:
- the LOC27206516 gene encoding trithorax group protein osa, with the protein MMENSSNDAQPHLTGLPPLPKSLSAATAAPVAIGPHPRTASPASSVNALTVAAGELYLGPSTSSSAASRNRSYNGHGHSQRHGSLSSTQESLSDRESVHSRASSTHSAGAVHTPTNSSSSTGATSSTIDNQLAILRREMYGLRQLDLSLLSQLWALNESIQGFRVFLQEQDALSPPSRSRTPSDANSLSSDEEDDGSYAPVALPKLTDAAGAGSAGVVNSRAMASPAASGGLPTKLATGSTTSHASTSSTSGASGSSSAASSMGKHQQMQQQQQQQSQSANHYHQRPAPPPAPPAQHKAHPQLPRILQQRMRQAPPPPPPTRQKAGGGGGGGASTSSSNHSISSVTQPHPHSHQHPQHTHHSRPV; encoded by the coding sequence ATGATGGAGAACAGCAGCAACGATGCCCAGCCGCACTTGACGGGTCTGCCGCCACTGCCAAAAAGTCTGAGCGCCGCTACGGCGGCTCCTGTGGCCATTGGCCCCCATCCCCGCACAGCCTCGCCGGCGTCCAGTGTTAACGCACTGACCGTAGCCGCCGGAGAACTATACCTGGGCCCCTCCACCTCCTCGTCGGCGGCGTCACGAAATCGTAGCTACAATGGACACGGACACAGCCAGCGGCACGGTAGTCTTTCGTCCACGCAGGAGTCGCTCAGTGATCGGGAATCTGTGCACAGTCGCGCTTCCAGCACCCACAGCGCTGGAGCTGTTCACACGCCCACTAACAGCTCGAGCAGCACTGGAGCCACCTCGTCCACCATCGACAACCAGTTGGCCATTCTGCGACGGGAGATGTACGGTTTGAGGCAGTTAGATCTGTCGCTGCTGTCCCAGCTGTGGGCGCTAAACGAGTCGATACAGGGATTCCGTGTGTTCCTGCAAGAGCAGGACGCACTGTCGCCGCCCTCGAGGTCTCGTACTCCATCGGATGCGAATTCCTTGAGCTCCGACGAAGAGGACGATGGCTCCTATGCGCCAGTAGCCTTGCCTAAGCTGACAGATGCTGCCGGTGCTGGAAGTGCGGGAGTTGTGAACTCAAGGGCCATGGCCTCGCCGGCAGCCAGCGGGGGACTGCCCACCAAACTGGCCACTGGGTCGACCACATCCCACGCCTCAACTAGCTCCACATCAGGAGCATCTGGCTCCTCATCCGCCGCCTCCTCGATGGGCAAGCAccagcaaatgcagcagcaacaacagcagcagtcgcaaTCGGCAAACCATTACCATCAGAGGCCAGCGccaccacccgcaccaccagcTCAGCACAAGGCGCATCCACAGCTGCCGCGAATCCTGCAGCAGCGCATGAGACAGgcaccgcctccgccgccacccACAAGGCAAAAGgcgggcggcggtggtggaggcggagctagcaccagcagcagtaaCCACAGCATTAGCAGCGTCACCCAGCCGCATCCACATTCACACCAACATCCCCAACATACCCACCATTCGCGACCTGTATGA
- the LOC27206515 gene encoding anaphase-promoting complex subunit 11 yields MKVTIKSWTGVATWRWIANDENCGICRMSFESTCPECALPGDDCPLVWGVCSHCFHMHCIVKWLNLQPLNKQCPMCRQSWKFNVH; encoded by the coding sequence ATGAAAGTGACAATCAAGTCATGGACGGGAGTTGCAACTTGGCGTTGGATAGCGAATGACGAGAACTGCGGTATCTGTCGCATGTCCTTCGAGAGCACCTGCCCGGAGTGCGCTCTGCCCGGTGACGACTGCCCGCTGGTGTGGGGTGTCTGCTCCCATTGCTTCCACATGCACTGCATCGTCAAGTGGCTGAACCTGCAACCGTTGAACAAACAGTGCCCCATGTGCCGCCAGAGCTGGAAGTTCAACGTGCATTAA